Proteins encoded by one window of Pelmatolapia mariae isolate MD_Pm_ZW linkage group LG14, Pm_UMD_F_2, whole genome shotgun sequence:
- the hmgn1a gene encoding non-histone chromosomal protein HMG-14A-like, producing the protein MGRKKATTDADASAEPRRKSQRLSEKETQPKPQPEKTKATPKTKKVKEAAKAEEKKEEPQAEKEEVPAENGEAKADEQAAAADEKDAKAEEEEKAAE; encoded by the exons GCTACCACTGATGCAGATGCAAGTGCAGAG ccAAGGAGAAAGTCTCAGAGGTTGTCAGAG AAAGAGACACAACCAAAACCCCAGCCAGAAAAGACAAAG GCAACCCCCAAGACCAAAAAGGTGAAAGAGGCAGCCAAggcagaggagaaaaaagaagaacCTCAGGCAGAAAAGGAAGAGGTGCCAGCAGAAAATGGAGAGGCCAAAGCTGATGAG caggccgcagcaGCAGATGAAAAGGACGCCAaggctgaagaggaggagaaagcaGCAGAGTAG
- the brwd1 gene encoding bromodomain and WD repeat-containing protein 3 produces the protein MAKNRNISLLESELYYLISRFLTTGPCRRAAEVLASELEEYQLLPGRLDWLGNEHPRTYEDVVAANRHIAPDHLLQICKQIGPVLDKEVPSCVPGVHSLLGSGKQSMLRTAKDCDSMRFKASSYAALHRGRPPERPLNCKKPPQLVKVHRGRELTGAQRFSSICPVSNYERMRLHRRILGHLSAVYCIAFDRTGLRIFTGSDDCLVKIWSSFDGRLHSTLRGHSAEITDLAVNYENTLIAAGSCDKTIRVWCLRTCAPVAVLQGHSGSITSLQFSPFAKGSKRYMLSTGTDATVCFWQWDANSINFSDRPHKFTERPRPGVQTVCSSFSPGGMFLATGSTDDVIRIYYLGSGSPEKISELHEHTDKVDSIQFCHSGERFVSGSRDGTARIWKLHQRQQWRCILLNMSATIPGVEPMSEEESYFKPKVTMVAWDRHDNTVITAVNNHLLKVWNSYTGQLLHILKGHEAEVFVLEPHPFDPRIILSAGHDGNVFIWDLLRGTNTQHYFNMIEGQGHGAVFDCKFTPDGQRFACTDSHGHLLIFGFGSSKPYEKLPDQVFFHTDYRPLIRDANGFVLDEQTQQAPHLMPPPFLVDVDGNPHPPRYQRLVPGRENIAAEHLVPQLGYVATSDGEVVEQVISQQTAEPEEVAVRRSSLLDEAIRQLQEQQDRQNQPGTGAVPEGPAEAQGPVLAPAPSTPRRVSVNDRADVQSPPNVGLRRSGQVEGVRQMHQNAPRSQMATERDLQAWRRRVVVPELPPSSYRNQEDVRVARGDEEVVQYNAKKRRIMYSSCRDDSDDEPSTAKRAHSRGDALEYIDESCEEGEETASSEMHSEDNELDGSDLDSSNDEEEWKTDSSSHTSSEYSDWTADAGINLQPSTPLSSRKRVRRRLSSSEEEEEENEEEEEKQQSDEEERPKKKGKEKAKKAKNKFPRRPKPRPSINREVSNEFRPSPWITDVIPRKSPFVPQMGDEVIYFRQGHEAYVEAVSRSELYDINLEKQPWKRMELRDQEFVKITGIKYEVCPPTLCCLKLTLIDHGTGKITDKSFSIKYHDMPDVIDFLVLRQCYDEALRRNWQPNDRFRSVIDDAWWFGTIICQEPYQPEYPDSLFQCFKVKWDNGETEKLSPWDVEPIQDDAPQPDTEGGGIPVTAEEMRELMYKPLPGEWGERSRDEECERVIAGIDQLITVEIAAPFSGPVDLVQYPSYCTVIAYPTDLGTIRLRLINRFYRRLSALIWDARYIAHNARTFNEPRSKIAHSAKIITNVLQKFVNNPSCTDIMEIYNEVEEMDDDDEEEDTEAPGTSAGHRLRQRSVEVLPDRDAWKEQCKSLLNYIFECEDSEPFRQPVDPQNYPDYHDIIDTPMDFGTVKRTLEEDRYENPTELCKDTRLIFANAKAYTPNKRSKIYSMTLRLSAFFEERIRTIISEYKTAVKSSNRLRRSQRFRKKILQQQQDHPDTTTSQKKAAVKTQEKVESVSVTKTTSAKVSVPERARRSRSSSSGHSSSEDDSGSKGASSTSESDSESEVSDSEEENHQRRHKARVTRSNRAKQRKKVAESNSEEEEEDDEEEEFDSEGEEGEDGEASSTSDRRYPSRSTRRTRNSAAGDRKRAECRAEMNGHSGRSSRRERRPRCDSDRATSQGSDREEVTVRGSLKRKTARAAVNKMKLLEASDEDYQEEEEKPRRSSSRLRHTARVSKRTAVLKSSSESDEESAAASQNTKESGSEFKDEEDGNDSDTSSFSQSKQNGNTKNSKQAAKIKKNGTLSRVNGHSAKHHTPKRNSEQEETPGESSGEAEEEEQQPPLSQKPSRSTAAAPVRKSRSTSEEEEETKDIRHHLSTRHKPPVSSDEEDKRPHQNGRNVEEAVHKDPKKKSKVSPSKSQDKQKSASTHKLDGAESDELCDSPKRSSPRKKRLKKGDEQDAESKRSSDESDFETRTKRLTRNRIICKRPRGDSSASQSSEQEYKPKRKSRRKRSTGSSDQESDNSENAPNRRLSLRALPKKKYISDNSFSEEDSASAKPGRQRTGNRTERESREDGYNTRVSNRTSPSETRNRVSSKRKCIYTSDSDDGDEDREKEPVSKSNKNSKSGPSKCARKDAKRGNGNEQDTSSHSDSSEEEEEEKEEEEEEERLGRSTRGKKSARQPKRKRKESYSSSKHSSDSESEQSSSASENSFASSGSHSSPKRSRTRSGIGERTASRQLRQRRQRSASEEEDSDESYSKPRRKTRVNTRNRGKRTVKYNDSE, from the exons ATGGCCAAAAATCGGAACATTTCGCTCCTTGAGTCGG AGCTCTATTACTTGATATCGCGTTTTCTCACAACGGGTCCATGTCGGAGAGCGGCTGAG GTCCTTGCGAGCGAACTGGAGGAATATCAG CTCTTACCCGGGAGATTGGACTGGCTTGGAAATGAGCACCCGAGAACATATGAAGATGTG GTTGCAGCCAACAGACATATTGCACCAGACCACTTGCTACAGATATGTAAGCAGATTGGACCAGTTCTTGATAAAGAGGTGCCATCATGTGTCCCAGGTGTTCACTCTCTCCTGGGGTCTGGAAAGCAGTCCATGCTTAGGACTGCAAAAG ACTGTGACAGCATGAGGTTTAAAGCTTCATCATATGCAGCCCTTCACCGGGGCAGACCACCAGAGAGGCCTTTGAACTGCAAGAAACCTCCACAGCTAG TGAAGGTGCATCGAGGGAGAGAGCTGACCGGAGCGCAACGCTTCAGCTCCATCTGTCCTGTCAGCAACTATGAGCGCATGCGTCTACATAGGCGGATCCTGGGGCATCTGTCTGCAGTGTACTGTATTGCATTTGATCGCACTGGTCTCAGGATCTTTACA ggcTCAGATGACTGCTTGGTGAAGATTTGGTCTTCGTTTGATGGAAGGCTTCATTCAACGCTGCGAGGACACTCTGCAGAGATCACAGACTTGGCAGTTAACTATGAGAATACGCTAATTGCTGCAGGAAGCTGTGACAAAACCATCCGTGTGTGGTGCCTTCGTACCTGTGCCCCCGTAGCTGTGCTGCAGGGACACAGTGGATCCATTACCTCCCTTCAG TTTTCACCGTTTGCCAAGGGCTCCAAACGTTACATGCTGTCCACTGGAACTGATGCTACTGTCTGCTTCTGGCAGTGGGATGCCAACAGCATAAACTTTAG CGATCGACCGCACAAATTTACAGAGCGGCCAAGGCCAGGTGTTCAGACTGTGTGCTCCTCATTCAGCCCAG GTGGGATGTTTTTAGCAACAGGAAGTACTGATGATGTCATCCGAATATATTACTTGGGAAGTGGGAGCCCAGAAAAGATATCAGAGCTCCATGAGCACACG GACAAAGTTGATAGCATCCAATTTTGCCACTCAGGTGAAAG GTTTGTGAGTGGAAGTCGAGATGGAACAGCACGGATCTGGAAGCTCCACCAGCGGCAGCAGTGGAGGTGCATCCTGCTGAACATGTCTGCCACTATTCCAGG tgTTGAGCCAATGAGTGAAGAGGAAAGCTACTTCAAACCCAAAGTCACCATGGTAGCGTGGGATCGCCATGACAATACAGTCATCACGGCTGTGAACAACCATCTCCTCAAAGTGTGGAACTCCTACACAGGACAGCTGCTACATATCCTTAAA GGCCACGAGGCAGAGGTGTTTGTCCTCGAACCTCACCCTTTTGACCCCAGGATCATCCTGTCTGCTGGCCACGATGGGAACGTGTTCATATGGGACCTGCTGCgaggcacaaacacacagcattaCTTCAACATG ATTGAAGGCCAGGGTCACGGAGCTGTTTTTGACTGCAAATTCACTCCCGATGGTCAGCGTTTCGCCTGCACGGACTCCCATGGCCATCTGCTCATCTTTGGCTTCGGCAGTTCCAAGCCCTATGAAAAG CTTCCAGATCAGGTGTTCTTCCACACAGACTACAGACCTCTGATCCGGGATGCCAACGGCTTTGTGCTGGACGAACAGACACAGCAGGCTCCCCATCTTATGCCACCACCGTTTTTAGTGGATGTGGATGGAAACCCTCACCCCCCACG GTACCAGCGACTTGTCCCAGGGCGGGAGAACATTGCTGCAGAGCACCTGGTACCTCAGCTGGGATATGTAGCCACCA GTGATGGtgaggtggtagagcaggtcatcagCCAGCAGACTGCAGAACCCGAGGAGGTTGCGGTCAGACGCAGCAGCCTTCTGGACGAGGCCATCCGACAGCTTCAAGAGCAACAAGACAGACAGAACCAGCCTGGGACAGGAGCAGTACCCGAAGGGCCAGCCGAGGCCCAAGGCCCGGTGTTGGCTCCAGCACCAAGCACACCGCGAAGAG TGTCCGTGAACGACCGAGCAGATGTGCAGTCACCCCCTAATGTGGGTCTTCGTCGCAGTGGACAAGTAGAGGGCGTACGACAGATGCACCAGAACGCTCCTCGCAGCCAGATGGCCACTGAGAGAGACCTGCAGGCCTGGAGACGCAGGGTGGTGGTACCCGAACTTCCACCCAGCAGCTATAG GAACCAGGAGGACGTTCGAGTAGCCAGAGGAGACGAGGAGGTGGTTCAGTACAATGCAAAGAAGAGACGTATTATGTACAGCAGCTGTCGA GATGATTCAGACGATGAGCCTTCCACTGCGAAGCGAGCGCACAGCCGTGGAGATGCACTGGAATACATCGACGAATCGTGTGAAGAGGGAGAGGAGACGGCAAGTTCGGAGATGCACTCAGAG GACAATGAGCTGGATGGCAGTGACCTGGATTCCTCCAATGATGAGGAAGAGTGGAAAACTGACAGCTCGAG CCATACATCCAGCGAGTACTCTGACTGGACGGCAGACGCTGGTATAAATCTGCAGCCCTCAACTCCACTGTCATCACGGAAACGAGTAAGGCGCAGACTCAGCAGctctgaagaggaggaggaagaaaatgaggaagaggaggaaaagcAGCAAAGTGATGAGGAGGAAAGACCTAAAAAGAAAGGCAAAGAGAAGGCAAAGAAAGCAAAGAACAAGTTTCCTCGG CGTCCAAAGCCCAGACCATCCATTAACAGGGAAGTGTCCAATGAGTTCAGACCATCACCGTGGATCACTGATGTCATTCCCAGGAAGTCTCCTTTTGTTCCCCAAATGGGTGATGAG GTGATCTACTTTCGGCAGGGACACGAGGCCTACGTTGAAGCTGTAAGTCGGAGTGAGCTGTACGACATCAATTTAGAAAAGCAGCCCTGGAAGAGAATGGAGCTCCGG gaCCAAGAGTTTGTGAAGATCACTGGAATCAAATATGAAGTGTGCCCGCCAACACTTTGCTGCCTGAAGCTGACGCTCATTGACCACGGCACCGGCAAAATCACAGACAAGTCATTTTCTATCAA ATATCACGACATGCCAGATGTGATTGATTTCTTGGTGCTGAGGCAGTGTTATGATGAGGCGCTTCGAAGAAACTGGCAACCAA ACGACAGGTTTCGCTCGGTGATAGATGATGCCTGGTGGTTTGGGACCATCATCTGCCAGGAGCCCTACCAGCCGGAGTACCCAGACAGTCTCTTCCAGTGCTTCAAAGTCAA GTGGGATAATGGTGAAACTGAGAAACTCAGTCCTTGGGATGTGGAACCTATTCAGGATGATG CCCCGCAGCCGGACACAGAGGGAGGTGGTATACCTGTGACCGCAGAGGAGATGAGGGAGCTGATGTACAAGCCTCTGCCAGGCGAGTGGGGTGAGAGGAGTAGGGATGAGGAGTGTGAACGAGTCATCGCTGGCATCGATCAGCTCATCACTGTCG AGATTGCAGCTCCGTTCTCTGGTCCCGTGGACTTGGTCCAGTATCCCAGCTACTGCACCGTGATTGCCTATCCCACAGATCTGGGCACCATCAGACTGCGGCTCATTAACAGATTCTACAG ACGCCTCTCAGCATTAATTTGGGATGCCAGGTATATTGCACATAACGCCCGCACTTTCAATGAGCCAAGGAGCAAGATTGCCCACTCTGCAAAAATCATCACCAACGTCCTCCAGAAATTTGTCAA TAATCCAAGCTGCACAGATATCATGGAGATCTACAATGAAGTGGAAGaaatggatgatgatgatgag GAAGAAGACACCGAAGCGCCAGGAACATCTGCTGGACACAGACTGCGTCAG CGCTCTGTAGAAGTGCTGCCAGACAGAGATGCCTGGAAGGAGCAGTGCAAGAGTCTGCTCAACTACATATTCGAGTGTGAGGACTCGGAGCCGTTCAGGCAACCTGTGGATCCTCAGAACTATCCA GACTACCACGACATCATTGACACACCCATGGACTTTGGCACGGTGAAAAGGACCCTGGAGGAAGATCGCTATGAAAACCCCACAGAGCTGTGCAAAGACACACGCTTAATATTTGCCAATGCTAAAGCTTACACACCCAACAAACGCTCCAAG ATTTACAGCATGACCTTGCGGCTCTCTGCCTTCTTTGAGGAGCGAATCAGAACAATCATATCAGAGTACAAAACCGCTGTGAAAAGCAGCAATAGGCTCCGCCGCAGTCAGAGGTTTCGCAAGAAGATATTGCAGCAACAGCAGGACCACCCCGACACCACAACCAG tcaaaAGAAGGCTGCAGTCAAAACTCAGGAAAAAGTGGAGTCCGTGTCAGTGACCAAAACTACCTCAGCCAAAGTGTCTGTTCCTGAGAGAGCCAGGAGGAGTCGAAGCAGCAGCTCAGGTCACAGCTCCTCAGAGGACGACTCCGGCTCTAAAGGTGCTTCATCAACATCAG AGTCTGACAGTGAGAGCGAGGTGAGTGACTCAGAGGAGGAGAATCATCAACGTAGACATAAAGCAAGAGTAACAAGAAGCAACCGTGCGAAGCAGAGGAAAAAAG TTGCTGAGAGCAAcagtgaagaagaggaagaagatgatgaagaggaggaattTGACAGTGAGGGTGAAGAGGGAGAGGATGGAGAGGCGTCGTCCACTTCAGATCGTCGCTATCCCAGCAGGAGTACACGGCGGACCAGAAACAGCGCTGCTGGGGACAGAAAACGTGCAG AGTGCAGAGCGGAGATGAACGGTCACAGCGGCAGGTCGTCTCGCAGGGAGAGGCGTCCCCGCTGCGACTCTGACAGGGCCACGTCTCAGGGCTCCGACAGGGAGGAAGTGACAGTTCGCGGGTCGCTAAAAAGAAAGACTGCTCGGGCAGCTGTGAATAAGATGAAGCTCCTTGAAGCGTCTGACGAAGACtaccaggaggaggaggagaagccGAGGAGGAGCAGCAGCCGCCTTCGCCACACTGCCCGGGTCAGCAAACGCACGGCGGTGCTCAAGAGCAGCTCAGAATCAGACGAAGAGTCAGCAGCAG CTTCCCAAAATACAAAGGAATCAGGAAGTGAGTTTAAGGATGAGGAGGATGGCAATGACAGCGATACCTCATCGTTCTCCCAGAGTAAGCAGAATGGAAACACAAAGAACTCCAAACAAGCTGCCAAGATTAAGAAAAATG GTACTTTGTCCCGTGTGAATGGACACAGTGCAAAACATCACACACCCAAGCGCAACTCTGAGCAGGAGGAAACTCCCGGAGAGAGCTCTGGAGAAGCGGAGGAGGAGGAACAGCAGCCACCTCTGTCTCAGAAACCGTCAAGGAGCACGGCAGCCGCCCCAGTGAGAAAAAGTAGGAGTACAagcgaggaggaagaggaaacaaAAGACATCCGCCACCACCTCAGCACACGACACAAACCTCCCGTAAGCTCAGACGAAGAGGACAAACGCCCACACCAAAACGGAAGAAATGTGGAGGAAGCGGTTCACAAAGACccgaagaaaaaaagcaaagtttcTCCGTCAAAAAGCcaagacaaacaaaaatctgCCTCAACTCATAAACTGGATGGTGCGGAATCAGATGAACTCTGTGATTCTCCAAAGAGATCCAGCCCACGcaagaaaaggctgaaaaaagGTGACGAGCAGGACGCGGAAAGCAAACGCTCCAGCGACGAGTCCGACTTTGAAACGAGGACGAAAAGGCTGACGAGGAACAGGATCATATGCAAACGGCCTCGCGGAGACTCCTCGGCTTCGCAGAGCTCGGAGCAAGAGTACAAACCCAAGAGGAAGTCGAGGAGGAAACGCTCCACTGGCTCCTCGGACCAGGAGTCGGATAATTCGGAAAATGCGCCGAACAGGCGGCTGAGCCTCCGAGCCCTGCCGAAAAAGAAATACATCAGTGACAACTCATTCTCTGAGGAAGACTCTGCTTCTGCGAAGCCGGGCAGGCAGAGAACTGGCAACAGAACAGAGAGAGAATCTAGAGAAGACGGTTATAACACAAGAGTGTCTAACAGGACTTCCCCGAGTGAAACCAGGAATCGTGTGTCTTCCAAGAGAAAATGCATTTACACCTCAGACTCTGATGACGGGGatgaggacagagagaaagagccaGTATCCAAgagcaacaaaaacagcaagTCAGGCCCCTCAAAGTGCGCCAGAAAGGACGCCAAGCGCGGTAACGGCAATGAGCAGGACACCTCTTCCCACTCTGATTccagtgaggaggaggaagaggagaaggaagaggaggaggaggaggaacgtCTTGGCCGTTCGACAAGGGGAAAGAAAAGCGCGAGGCAGCCGAAACGCAAACGAAAAGaaagctacagcagcagcaaacaCAGCTCGGACTCAGAAAGCGAGCAGTCGTCTTCAGCCTCTGAAAACTCTTTTGCCAGCTCAGGGTCCCACAGCAGTCCAAAGAGAAGCCGCACACGGTCGGGGATCGGCGAAAGGACTGCCAGTCGCCAGCTTAGGCAGCGCCGCCAGAGGTCCGCCTCGGAAGAGGAGGACAGCGACGAGTCGTACAGCAAACCGCGGAGGAAGACGCGGGTGAACACCCGAAACCGTGGGAAACGGACGGTTAAGTACAACGACAGCGAATGA
- the LOC134640542 gene encoding mitochondrial intermediate peptidase-like — translation MSACRRMLYLVKHRSLLTHVRRNLTTWSPVGAAFNARPHRKLDLFQKNVGLFGVPELSCPAGFQVATETALKNTERLVEKACSSYPGVQTVQCFDQLSDELCKVADLADFIKVAHPDPAFREAAEKTCIEIGTVVEKLNTNVELCKSLKNLLDNPDIVAQLDPDTRRVADLFMFDFEISGIHLDDTLRKEAVTLHVKLLDLNNEFLVGSHMPNRIARSAIPEHLHLHFATEGSFIQIGGLHADSPNDLVREIAYRIYLYPNAELMGCLKELLKCRYKLATLVGYESYGHRALKGTMAKTPETVMSFLQLLTDKLSDRTAKDFKMMRDMKKKLSPRHSELMPWDHPYLSGVLRAERYNIEPSLYSPYLSLGSCMEGLNNLFSQLYGVSLMSEQPRAGEVWSEDVRKLAVVHETEGLLGYIYCDFFHRQDKPHQDCHFTIRGGRQCQETGQYQLPVVVLMLSLPHPTKGAPTLLTPGMMENLFHEMGHAMHSMLGRTRYQHVTGTRCATDFAEVPSILMEYFATDYRVISQFARHYETGQPLPESMVARLCESKKVCGAADTQLQIFYAVLDQIYHSKPQNRSTTEILKDMQQKFYGLPCTPNTAWQLRFSHLIGYGAKYYSYLMSRAVASMVWKQCFIEDPLNREMGERYRREMLAHGGAKEPMLMVEGMLQRRPTIEDFVDALVSELNPNFETFIMDSES, via the exons ATGTCAGCGTGCAGGAGGATGCTTTACCTGGTAAAGCACAGGAGCCTGTTGACGCATGTCCGGAGAAATCTCACTACATGGTCTCCCGTTGGAGCTGCTTTCAATGCCAGACCTCACAGAAAACTGGACCTGTTTCAGAAAAATGTG GGTTTGTTTGGAGTGCCAGAGCTGAGCTGTCCCGCAGGCTTTCAGGTGGCCACAGAGACAGCTCTGAAGAACACGGAGCGTCTAGTGGAGAAAGCCTGTTCTTCTTACCCAGGAGTTCAGACAGTCCAGTGCTTTGACCAGCTCTCAGATGAACTGTGTAAAGTGGCCGATCTG GCAGACTTTATAAAAGTAGCTCACCCCGATCCAGCTTTCCGCGAGGCTGCTGAGAAGACCTGCATCGAGATCGGCACAGTCGTGGAGAA ACTGAACACTAATGTTGAGTTATGCAAGAGCCTGAAGAATTTGCTGGACAACCCGGACATCGTGGCTCAGCTGGATCCCGATACAAG GCGAGTGGCAGACCTGTTCATGTTCGACTTTGAAATCAGTGGAATTCATCTAGATGACACGCTG AGGAAAGAAGCGGTTACTCTTCACGTGAAGCTGCTGGATCTAAACAACGAGTTCCTGGTCGGCTCCCACATGCCGAACAGGATCGCCAGGTCTGCGATTCCCGAGCACCTACATCTGCACTTTGCAACAGAAGGAAGCTTCATTCAAATCGGGGGACTGCATGCAGATTCCCCCAATGACTTG GTGCGAGAAATTGCCTACAGGATTTATCTCTATCCCAACGCAGAGCTGATGGGATGTTTGAAAGAGCTGCTGAAATGCAGATACAAACTGGCCACGCTGGTGGGCTACGAGTCCTACGGACACAGAGCCCTAAAGGGAACAATGGCCAAAACCCCAG AGACCGTGATGAGCTTTCTTCAGCTGTTAACAGACAAGCTGTCAGACAG AACAGCAAAAGACTTTAAGATGATGAGAGACATGAAGAAGAAACTCAGCCCTCGACATTCT GAGCTCATGCCCTGGGATCATCCATACCTCAGCGGTGTCTTGCGTGCTGAAAG GTACAACATAGAGCCCAGTCTGTACAGTCCCTACTTGTCTCTTGGTTCCTGTATGGAGGGTTTGAACAATCTCTTCTCTCAGCTGTACGGCGTCTCCCTCATGTCTGAACAACCCAGAGCTGGAGAGGTCTGGAGCGAGGATGTCCGCAAACTG GCTGTGGTCCATGAGACGGAGGGATTACTGGGATACATCTACTGTGACTTTTTCCACCGGCaagataaacctcatcag GACTGTCACTTCACCATCCGCGGTGGGCGCCAGTGCCAGGAAACGGGTCAGTACCAGTTGCCAgtcgtggtgctgatgctgagTCTGCCTCACCCTACCAAGGGCGCCCCCACCTTGCTCACTCCCGGCATGATGGAGAACCTCTTCCACGAGATGGGCCACGCTATGCACTCCATGCTGGGACGCACTCGCTACCAGCACGTAACAG GAACCAGATGTGCAACTGATTTTGCTGAAGTCCCCTCCATCCTCATGGAATACTTTGCCACCGACTACCGAGTCATCAGCCAGTTTGCACGACACTATGAAACTGGACAG CCGCTACCCGAGAGTATGGTGGCTCGCTTGTGTGAGTCCAAAAAGGTGTGTGGAGCTGCAGACACCCAGTTGCAG ATTTTCTATGCAGTCTTGGACCAGATCTACCACAGCAAACCACAGAACCGCTCTACCACAGAAATCCTGAAGGACATGCAGCAGAAATTCTACGGCTTGCCTTGCACGCCCAACACG gCATGGCAGCTGAGATTCAGCCACCTGATTGGGTACGGGGCCAAGTACTACTCCTACCTCATGTCACGGGCGGTGGCCTCGATGGTGTGGAAACAATGCTTCATAGAGGATCCTTTAAACAG GGAAATGGGTGAGCGGTATCGACGGGAGATGTTGGCCCACGGAGGAGCTAAGGAGCCCATGCTTATGGTGGAGG